A single Chryseobacterium sp. DNA region contains:
- a CDS encoding methyltransferase domain-containing protein produces MELIHRNLAIGIHDALQETFFEKNKYADKVIERLLKANKKWGSQDRAVVSEIFYNIIRWKKRLEYYMGEGVKPNNIYKLIIAYLLWSKTNYKKFEEFDGIKIADILTKLKKNTVPTKAIEYSIPDWLAETLEKELGANWEREMSALNEQAPTVLRTNSLKTTTKELISDLSDEGVSSFPIKNYPDAVQLEEKKNVFLTTAFKEGLFEVQDASSQKIGYFLDVKEGQRVVDACAGAGGKTLHLAALMKNKGQIVALDIFEWKLAELKRRAKRAGAHNIETRMISDNKVIKRLHEKADRLLIDAPCSGLGVLKRNPDSKWKIDQDFIDRIKKEQQQILQDYSKMLKKGGKMVYATCSILPSENNGQVEEFLKTNPGFKMIKDEKVMPSEGYDGFYMALIERVS; encoded by the coding sequence ATGGAACTTATTCACAGAAACTTGGCGATCGGAATTCACGATGCTTTACAAGAAACATTTTTCGAGAAAAATAAATACGCTGATAAAGTAATCGAAAGACTTTTAAAAGCTAATAAAAAATGGGGAAGCCAGGACAGAGCAGTTGTTTCTGAGATTTTCTACAATATCATCCGTTGGAAAAAACGCCTTGAGTACTATATGGGAGAGGGTGTGAAACCCAACAATATTTATAAACTTATCATTGCTTACCTTCTTTGGAGCAAAACCAATTATAAAAAATTTGAAGAGTTTGACGGAATCAAAATTGCTGACATCCTTACCAAACTTAAAAAGAATACAGTTCCTACAAAAGCGATTGAATACTCTATTCCTGACTGGCTGGCTGAAACACTTGAAAAAGAACTGGGTGCCAACTGGGAAAGAGAAATGTCCGCACTGAACGAACAGGCCCCAACCGTCTTAAGAACAAATTCTTTAAAAACAACGACGAAAGAACTGATCTCCGATCTTTCCGATGAAGGAGTCTCTTCTTTTCCTATTAAAAACTACCCTGATGCGGTACAGCTTGAGGAAAAAAAGAATGTTTTCCTTACCACTGCCTTTAAAGAAGGTTTATTTGAAGTTCAGGATGCATCTTCACAGAAAATAGGATACTTCCTTGATGTAAAAGAGGGCCAGAGAGTGGTGGATGCATGTGCCGGTGCCGGTGGAAAGACCCTTCACTTAGCGGCATTAATGAAAAACAAAGGCCAGATTGTAGCACTGGATATTTTTGAATGGAAACTGGCAGAACTGAAACGTCGTGCTAAAAGAGCCGGAGCCCACAATATCGAAACCAGAATGATTTCTGACAACAAAGTGATCAAGCGCCTTCATGAGAAAGCAGACAGATTGCTGATCGATGCTCCATGTTCAGGTCTTGGAGTTTTAAAAAGAAATCCGGACAGCAAATGGAAAATTGACCAGGATTTTATTGACAGAATCAAAAAAGAACAGCAGCAGATCCTTCAGGACTATTCCAAAATGCTTAAAAAAGGCGGAAAAATGGTATATGCAACATGCTCTATCCTTCCTTCTGAAAATAACGGGCAAGTAGAAGAATTTCTTAAAACCAATCCCGGATTCAAAATGATCAAGGACGAAAAAGTAATGCCTAGTGAAGGCTACGACGGATTCTATATGGCTTTGATTGAAAGAGTATCTTAA
- a CDS encoding zinc ribbon domain-containing protein YjdM yields MSDTVLCPKCSSEFTYPSDNMMVCSQCFYEWNPEEAASEAANEGKILDSNGNELQDGDSVVVVKDLPVKGAPKPVKAGTKVKNIRLRPGSDHNIDCKIDGFGAMALKSEFVKKA; encoded by the coding sequence ATGAGTGATACAGTACTTTGCCCAAAGTGTAGCTCGGAGTTTACCTATCCAAGCGATAATATGATGGTATGTTCCCAATGTTTCTACGAATGGAACCCTGAAGAAGCAGCTTCCGAGGCTGCCAATGAAGGAAAGATCTTAGATTCAAACGGAAACGAACTTCAGGATGGAGATTCTGTAGTTGTTGTTAAAGATCTTCCGGTAAAAGGAGCACCAAAACCGGTAAAAGCAGGTACTAAGGTGAAAAATATCCGTTTAAGACCAGGCAGTGATCATAACATCGACTGTAAGATAGACGGATTTGGAGCCATGGCTTTGAAATCAGAATTCGTAAAGAAGGCATAA
- a CDS encoding sulfate/molybdate ABC transporter ATP-binding protein has protein sequence MLLEINNLFFSHTKDKPLFQNLNLRFKAGRIIALAGESGCGKSTLLSLIYGLLDWESGEIIFNGTHLLGPKGNLVPGETEMKFVAQNFDLMPYATVAENVGKFISNINLKEKKETVMELLEVVGLQEFAHILPKYLSGGQQQRVAIARALSVLPKLLILDEPFSNLDFPRKIELRERLFRYVKQHGVSLIISTHELQDIMPWLDQIVILQDGRLIQNDSPEETYRHPYNSYVAKLFGEVNLFDENEAAELQLSKLSYYPKEIKVSENGLNAEVLESRFAGNYYWNKIKVKGREIVMYTDEKLDSSVAISFV, from the coding sequence ATGCTATTAGAAATAAACAACTTATTTTTTTCTCATACCAAGGACAAACCGTTGTTTCAGAACCTTAATTTAAGGTTTAAAGCCGGCAGAATCATTGCCCTGGCAGGAGAAAGCGGATGCGGAAAATCCACACTTCTCAGTTTGATTTATGGACTTCTTGACTGGGAAAGCGGCGAAATCATCTTTAATGGGACTCATCTTCTGGGACCTAAAGGAAATCTTGTGCCCGGAGAAACTGAAATGAAATTTGTAGCGCAGAATTTTGATCTGATGCCTTATGCTACCGTTGCTGAAAATGTAGGGAAATTTATTTCCAATATTAATTTAAAAGAAAAGAAAGAAACCGTAATGGAGCTCCTGGAAGTTGTAGGCCTTCAGGAATTCGCTCATATCCTTCCCAAATATTTAAGCGGGGGCCAGCAGCAGAGAGTAGCCATTGCCAGAGCGCTTTCTGTACTGCCTAAACTTCTTATCCTGGACGAACCGTTCAGCAACCTGGACTTTCCCAGAAAAATTGAACTTCGTGAAAGACTTTTCAGGTATGTGAAACAACATGGAGTTTCTTTGATCATTTCCACTCATGAACTTCAGGATATCATGCCTTGGCTCGATCAGATCGTTATTCTTCAGGATGGAAGGCTTATTCAAAATGACAGCCCGGAAGAGACCTACCGCCACCCTTATAATTCTTATGTTGCCAAATTATTTGGTGAAGTCAATCTTTTTGATGAAAATGAAGCTGCAGAACTTCAGCTTTCTAAATTATCCTATTATCCCAAAGAAATAAAAGTTTCCGAAAATGGCCTCAATGCCGAAGTCCTGGAAAGCCGGTTTGCAGGAAATTACTATTGGAATAAAATTAAAGTAAAGGGCAGGGAAATAGTAATGTATACTGATGAAAAACTTGACAGCTCTGTTGCTATTTCATTTGTTTAA
- a CDS encoding YceI family protein, which yields MRKKLFSLAIPALFLAAVVISCKKDKPLSSESNEVTTTKEGSQYTLDTLNSKVEWKGYKIFKSENTSHFGTIKFESGDVTVKDGKLESGKFVADMNSLTSVDLKDSPEDLGKLNGHLKSGDFFEVEKFPTASYEITKVTPATEGDYNTLLDGNLTIKGITKPVQFKANVSVKEGEVSVATEPKDIKREEFGVKFQAPAENGVIKDEVTLQISVKALEKK from the coding sequence ATGAGAAAAAAACTGTTTTCGTTGGCTATTCCTGCTTTATTTCTTGCAGCCGTTGTCATTTCTTGTAAAAAAGACAAACCTCTTAGCAGCGAAAGTAATGAAGTGACCACTACCAAAGAGGGTAGCCAGTATACTTTGGATACATTAAACAGTAAGGTGGAATGGAAAGGATATAAGATATTTAAATCTGAAAATACCAGCCATTTTGGAACGATTAAGTTTGAAAGTGGTGATGTTACAGTAAAAGATGGAAAACTGGAAAGCGGTAAATTTGTTGCCGATATGAATTCTTTAACTTCCGTAGACTTAAAAGACAGCCCTGAAGATTTAGGAAAATTAAACGGGCACCTTAAGAGCGGTGATTTCTTTGAAGTAGAAAAGTTCCCGACAGCTTCCTATGAAATAACAAAAGTAACACCCGCTACAGAAGGTGATTATAACACGCTTTTAGATGGTAATTTAACCATCAAAGGAATTACAAAACCAGTTCAGTTTAAAGCAAATGTTTCTGTAAAAGAAGGAGAGGTAAGCGTAGCGACTGAGCCGAAAGATATCAAGAGAGAAGAGTTTGGCGTAAAGTTCCAGGCTCCTGCTGAAAACGGGGTGATTAAAGATGAGGTAACTCTTCAGATCAGCGTTAAAGCTTTAGAAAAGAAATAA
- the pheS gene encoding phenylalanine--tRNA ligase subunit alpha — MIEKIEELLIEVNSFNTTSKEEIENFRIKYSGKKGVLNDFFEKFKEVPNDQKKEFGQKINSLKQAVAVKLEDLKNASESSIVLEKEDLTKPAFPLELGSRHPINLVKNRIIEIFKSIGFAVADGPEIEDDWHNFTALNLPEYHPARDMQDTFFIEQNPDILLRTHTSSVQTRYMEENQPPIRILSPGRVFRNEAISSRSHCIFHQIEGLYIDENVSFADLKQTIQFFTTELFGKSKIRMRPSYFPFTEPSAEIDVYWGLNSETDYRITKGTGWLEIMGCGMVDPAVLKNVNIDAEKYSGYAFGMGIERITMLLYQMSDIRMFFENDIRTLEQFKSL, encoded by the coding sequence ATGATAGAAAAGATAGAAGAACTACTGATCGAGGTAAACAGCTTCAATACTACATCTAAAGAAGAAATAGAAAACTTCCGAATTAAGTACAGCGGTAAGAAAGGAGTTCTGAATGATTTTTTTGAAAAATTTAAAGAAGTTCCTAACGACCAGAAGAAAGAATTCGGGCAGAAGATCAATTCTTTGAAGCAGGCTGTAGCTGTGAAATTAGAAGATTTGAAAAATGCTTCTGAATCTTCTATTGTCTTAGAAAAAGAAGATCTTACCAAACCGGCATTTCCACTGGAATTGGGGTCAAGACACCCAATCAACCTGGTAAAAAACAGAATCATTGAAATCTTCAAATCAATTGGATTCGCAGTAGCGGATGGTCCTGAGATTGAAGATGACTGGCATAACTTTACGGCGCTTAATCTTCCGGAGTATCATCCGGCAAGAGATATGCAGGATACTTTCTTCATTGAGCAGAATCCGGATATTCTTTTGAGAACGCATACCTCTTCCGTACAGACCCGCTATATGGAAGAAAATCAGCCGCCCATCAGAATTTTATCTCCCGGAAGAGTATTCAGAAACGAAGCAATCTCTTCACGTTCTCACTGTATTTTCCACCAAATTGAAGGTTTATATATCGATGAGAATGTAAGCTTTGCCGATTTAAAACAAACCATCCAGTTCTTTACAACAGAGCTTTTCGGAAAATCCAAGATCAGAATGAGACCTTCTTATTTCCCGTTTACAGAGCCGAGTGCTGAGATTGATGTGTATTGGGGATTAAACTCTGAGACCGATTACAGGATTACAAAAGGGACAGGCTGGCTGGAAATCATGGGATGTGGAATGGTAGATCCTGCCGTACTTAAAAATGTCAATATCGATGCTGAGAAATATTCAGGATATGCATTCGGAATGGGTATTGAAAGAATTACCATGCTTCTTTATCAAATGAGTGATATCAGAATGTTCTTTGAAAATGATATCAGAACATTAGAACAGTTTAAATCTTTATAA
- a CDS encoding DUF3108 domain-containing protein, translating into MKKILNLLAVFIFFLGSAQIDNIADGESITLRIHYGFLNAGTANLTTKKTTYKGVPHLYVKGTGQTTGAVKAFFKVEDLYESFINTQTGLPSFYVRNVREGSYRQHFETVFNHDNNTLILTDKKEPANGSKVLKSVKGVQDMLSCFYYLRSKSPDELKIGTIINMNVWIDDEMFPFQLKVIGTENLKTKFGTINCLKIIPSVKSGRVFKEKEGVTMWVSNDANHIPMLLKAELAVGSLKASIDDFKNVKYPLKFTK; encoded by the coding sequence ATGAAGAAAATTTTAAATCTTTTAGCAGTATTTATATTCTTTTTAGGTTCTGCTCAGATTGATAACATCGCAGACGGCGAATCCATTACTCTTAGAATTCATTATGGGTTCCTGAATGCCGGTACCGCTAATCTTACCACAAAAAAAACAACATATAAAGGCGTTCCACATTTATATGTAAAAGGTACCGGACAAACGACGGGAGCGGTAAAGGCGTTCTTCAAAGTAGAAGATCTCTATGAAAGCTTTATCAATACACAAACCGGATTACCCAGTTTCTATGTAAGAAATGTGCGTGAAGGAAGTTACCGACAGCATTTTGAAACCGTGTTTAATCATGATAATAATACTTTGATCCTAACGGATAAAAAAGAACCGGCCAACGGTTCTAAAGTACTCAAATCGGTAAAAGGAGTTCAGGATATGCTTTCATGTTTTTACTATCTGCGCAGTAAAAGTCCTGATGAGCTGAAAATAGGAACCATAATCAATATGAATGTATGGATTGATGATGAAATGTTTCCTTTTCAGCTAAAAGTAATCGGAACAGAAAATTTAAAAACAAAATTCGGAACGATCAACTGTCTTAAAATCATTCCATCTGTAAAAAGCGGAAGAGTGTTTAAAGAAAAAGAAGGGGTGACCATGTGGGTTTCCAATGATGCCAATCACATTCCGATGCTTTTGAAGGCAGAGTTGGCTGTAGGCTCTCTGAAAGCGAGTATTGATGATTTTAAAAATGTAAAATATCCATTAAAGTTTACCAAGTAA
- a CDS encoding NAD(P)/FAD-dependent oxidoreductase, translating to MITTDILIIGAGPTGLFAVFEAGLLKMKCHIIDALPQPGGQLAELYPKKPIFDIPGYPSINAGELVDNLMEQIKQFQPGFTLGETAVTLNKVDDEWFEVITNKGTVHRAKAVAIAGGLGTFEPRKPTIENIADYEEKGLEYFVKEPEHFRNKKVVIAGGGDSALDWSIFLANVASEVTLIHRRNEFRGALDSVEKVQDLKNQGKIKLITPAEVTAIKGEGKVEAITVEKDGEEAFDIETDYFIPLFGLTPKLGDIGNWGLNIEKNAIVVNNALDYQTNIDGIYAIGDINTYPGKLKLILCGFHEATLMCQSVYNRLNPGKKFVLKYTTVSGVDGFDGSRKEAEKAVVKKID from the coding sequence ATGATAACCACTGATATATTGATCATAGGCGCGGGACCTACAGGACTTTTTGCAGTTTTTGAAGCTGGTCTATTAAAAATGAAGTGCCATATTATTGATGCACTTCCACAACCTGGAGGGCAATTGGCAGAACTTTATCCTAAAAAACCTATTTTCGATATTCCAGGGTATCCTTCAATAAACGCTGGAGAGTTAGTGGATAATTTGATGGAGCAGATCAAACAATTCCAGCCGGGATTCACTTTAGGTGAAACGGCGGTTACTTTAAATAAAGTAGATGATGAATGGTTTGAAGTCATTACGAACAAAGGAACCGTACACAGAGCAAAAGCTGTGGCCATTGCGGGAGGGCTGGGTACTTTTGAACCGAGAAAGCCAACGATTGAAAACATCGCTGACTACGAGGAAAAAGGTCTTGAGTATTTCGTAAAAGAGCCTGAGCATTTCAGAAACAAAAAAGTAGTAATTGCCGGTGGAGGAGATTCTGCCCTGGACTGGAGCATCTTCCTTGCTAATGTGGCAAGTGAAGTGACGCTTATTCACAGAAGAAATGAATTCAGGGGAGCTTTAGATTCTGTAGAAAAAGTTCAGGATCTTAAAAATCAGGGAAAAATCAAATTAATCACTCCTGCTGAAGTGACTGCGATCAAAGGTGAAGGAAAAGTAGAAGCGATCACGGTAGAAAAAGACGGTGAAGAAGCATTTGATATCGAAACGGATTATTTCATTCCTCTATTCGGATTGACTCCAAAATTGGGAGATATCGGAAACTGGGGATTGAATATTGAAAAAAATGCGATCGTGGTAAATAATGCTCTTGATTACCAAACCAATATTGACGGGATTTATGCTATTGGTGATATCAACACATATCCTGGAAAATTAAAGTTAATTCTTTGTGGTTTCCACGAAGCGACCTTAATGTGTCAAAGTGTTTACAACAGATTAAATCCGGGTAAAAAATTCGTATTGAAATACACGACAGTAAGTGGTGTAGACGGATTTGACGGAAGCCGTAAAGAAGCAGAGAAGGCTGTTGTGAAAAAAATTGACTAA
- a CDS encoding 2Fe-2S iron-sulfur cluster-binding protein, protein MSDINIKITDREGVIHDVVAPTDMSMNLMEIIRSYELAEEGTIGVCGGMAMCASCQVYVINDPGLEPMGDEEDAMLAEAFHVKDNSRLGCQLHMADEMEGLEVAIAPYP, encoded by the coding sequence ATGTCAGATATTAATATTAAAATCACCGACAGAGAAGGTGTAATCCATGATGTTGTTGCTCCAACGGATATGTCCATGAATTTAATGGAAATCATCCGTTCCTATGAATTGGCTGAAGAAGGTACTATTGGGGTGTGCGGAGGAATGGCGATGTGTGCTTCATGCCAGGTTTATGTAATCAATGACCCTGGATTGGAACCGATGGGAGATGAGGAAGATGCGATGCTGGCTGAAGCTTTCCACGTGAAAGATAACAGCAGATTAGGCTGTCAGCTGCATATGGCAGATGAAATGGAAGGACTTGAAGTGGCGATTGCTCCTTATCCTTAG
- a CDS encoding prolyl oligopeptidase family serine peptidase, protein MKNIFLSASLFFSSITFAQYSYPKTPEKPVTNDYFGTKITDNYQWLEDLKSPDVKTWFKAQSDYSHRVIDNIPHRDDLYKRMKEVQEMVGDTYSSVLQRGNLYFYTKTKKNEKLSKLYTRECSTGKETLIFDPETYKKDAQITNFTIDLKGEKIALLFSKSGGEICELRILDLKTKKMLDDVLGPVWSEFNFEFTPDSRYITYTKMSTGDPNSNMLLKEMKAMLHQIGTSMDQDIILGSRAEYPELAILTEQFPNVSFSDDYQSVFLRIGSTKSENPIFYAPFSSIKDQKIKWRPIVKPSDDITQILAYGDQLFFLSHKDSPNYKIGLTSLSNPDFNKAKIIVPETNSVIKSIQNSKNFLYYSLNNGITQDKYQMDLKTLSTEKVPLPNGVNSSYPVNPRENDDLQCFNSNWLTPTTTYDYNPQNGKVVKSKYFNGDTSYPDYHKLYEIKEVEVKSHDGTMVPLSIIYPKNMKMDGSTPAYITGYGGYGISSIPRFSNRLSVLLEQGVVLAIAHVRGGGEKGENWHKDGMKANKPNTWKDFIACSEYLINQHYTSPSKLIGNGVSMGGILIGRAITERPDLYAVAVAEVGMTNVLRSQNSANGANQIPEVGSLQNTEDVPYLIEMDAQSKVKKGVKYPAVIIRTGMNDSRITPWEPAKFAAALQNSTASGKPVLLYVNYENGHFTSDLDVVFREYSDIFAFALWQAGHPKFQPVKK, encoded by the coding sequence ATGAAAAATATATTTTTATCAGCCTCCTTATTTTTCAGCTCAATAACGTTCGCTCAGTACAGTTATCCAAAAACTCCGGAGAAGCCCGTAACCAACGATTATTTTGGAACAAAGATCACGGATAATTACCAATGGCTGGAAGATCTTAAAAGCCCTGACGTGAAAACATGGTTCAAAGCGCAGTCCGACTACAGCCACCGTGTTATTGACAATATTCCACACCGCGATGACCTCTACAAACGGATGAAGGAAGTCCAGGAAATGGTGGGAGACACTTACAGCAGCGTGTTGCAAAGAGGAAATCTTTACTTTTACACCAAGACCAAAAAAAATGAAAAGCTTTCCAAGCTTTATACGAGAGAATGCTCTACAGGAAAGGAAACATTGATTTTTGATCCTGAAACCTATAAGAAAGACGCACAGATCACTAATTTTACTATCGATCTGAAAGGAGAAAAGATTGCATTACTATTTTCAAAATCAGGAGGTGAAATCTGTGAACTGAGGATTTTGGATCTTAAAACGAAAAAAATGCTTGATGATGTACTGGGGCCTGTTTGGAGTGAGTTCAACTTTGAATTTACCCCGGACAGCCGATACATTACCTATACTAAAATGAGCACCGGAGATCCGAACAGCAATATGCTCCTGAAAGAGATGAAAGCAATGCTGCATCAGATTGGAACAAGTATGGATCAAGACATCATACTAGGTTCAAGGGCTGAATATCCGGAGCTTGCTATCTTAACAGAACAGTTTCCGAATGTTTCTTTTTCCGACGACTATCAGTCTGTCTTTCTGAGAATAGGATCCACAAAATCTGAAAACCCGATATTCTACGCTCCATTTTCTTCAATCAAAGATCAAAAGATCAAATGGAGACCCATTGTAAAACCTTCAGATGATATTACCCAGATCCTGGCATATGGAGATCAGTTATTTTTCCTTAGCCATAAGGATTCACCCAATTATAAAATAGGCCTTACAAGCTTATCCAATCCTGATTTTAATAAGGCCAAAATTATCGTCCCTGAAACAAATTCTGTCATTAAGTCTATTCAGAATTCCAAAAATTTTCTATACTATTCATTAAATAACGGAATCACTCAGGATAAATATCAAATGGACCTTAAAACATTAAGTACGGAAAAAGTTCCGTTACCCAACGGAGTCAATTCCTCCTATCCTGTTAATCCCCGCGAAAATGACGACCTGCAATGTTTCAACAGCAACTGGCTTACTCCTACCACAACCTACGACTACAATCCTCAAAATGGCAAAGTCGTAAAAAGTAAATATTTCAACGGAGACACCAGTTATCCCGACTACCACAAATTGTATGAAATAAAAGAAGTGGAAGTGAAAAGCCACGATGGAACAATGGTTCCACTTTCCATTATTTATCCTAAAAACATGAAAATGGATGGAAGTACGCCTGCTTACATCACCGGTTACGGCGGATACGGGATATCTTCCATTCCCCGTTTTTCCAACAGGCTATCGGTCTTACTCGAACAAGGTGTTGTACTTGCTATTGCCCATGTCAGAGGGGGTGGTGAAAAAGGAGAAAACTGGCATAAAGACGGAATGAAAGCCAACAAACCCAATACCTGGAAAGATTTTATTGCGTGTTCAGAATATTTAATCAACCAACACTATACCTCTCCTTCAAAACTGATCGGAAACGGGGTCAGTATGGGAGGTATCCTTATTGGAAGAGCCATTACGGAAAGACCAGATTTATATGCTGTGGCCGTTGCTGAAGTAGGAATGACCAATGTTCTCCGCTCACAAAATTCTGCCAACGGAGCCAACCAGATTCCGGAAGTGGGATCATTACAAAATACCGAAGATGTCCCTTACCTGATTGAAATGGATGCCCAAAGTAAGGTGAAAAAAGGAGTAAAATACCCTGCCGTTATCATCCGTACCGGAATGAATGACTCCAGGATCACCCCCTGGGAACCTGCAAAATTTGCGGCTGCATTACAGAACAGTACAGCTTCCGGAAAACCAGTTTTATTATATGTTAATTACGAAAACGGCCACTTCACCAGTGATTTAGATGTGGTTTTCCGTGAGTATTCCGATATTTTTGCCTTTGCACTATGGCAGGCGGGACATCCGAAGTTTCAGCCGGTAAAAAAATAA
- a CDS encoding TIGR00730 family Rossman fold protein, whose translation MKSITVFCGSSFGSADIYREQAVLLGQTLAKQEIQLVYGGADVGLMGAVADGAMNEGGKVVGVLPHFLQSKEIAHKNLTELILVETMHERKTRMNELCDGVIVLPGGYGTLEEFFEMITWAQLGLHQKPIGVLNIDGFYDDLIKLVQTMVDKGFLKQVNKDMLLISDTIDNLLEKMRNYQAPTVGKWISKEEI comes from the coding sequence ATGAAAAGCATAACCGTATTCTGCGGCTCAAGTTTCGGGTCCGCTGATATATATAGAGAACAGGCTGTTTTGCTTGGGCAGACGTTAGCAAAACAAGAGATACAGTTAGTTTATGGCGGGGCAGATGTAGGCCTTATGGGAGCCGTTGCAGACGGGGCAATGAACGAAGGCGGAAAAGTGGTTGGAGTTCTTCCCCACTTTCTACAGTCCAAAGAAATTGCTCACAAAAACCTGACAGAACTGATTCTGGTAGAAACCATGCACGAAAGAAAAACCCGAATGAATGAACTTTGTGACGGTGTGATTGTTCTTCCCGGCGGTTACGGAACTCTGGAAGAATTTTTTGAAATGATCACCTGGGCGCAGCTTGGACTTCACCAAAAGCCTATTGGTGTTCTGAATATTGACGGCTTTTATGATGATCTGATCAAGCTGGTTCAGACGATGGTGGATAAGGGATTTTTAAAACAGGTCAACAAAGATATGCTCCTGATCAGTGATACGATTGATAATCTGTTGGAAAAGATGCGAAATTATCAGGCACCTACTGTAGGAAAATGGATTTCTAAAGAGGAAATCTGA
- a CDS encoding aminoacyl-histidine dipeptidase produces MELSNIEPQIIWKNFSRLNAVPRPSKKEEKVIAFIKGFGEDLGLETTVDAVGNVIIKKPATAGMENRKSIVLQSHLDMVCQKNNDVNFDFETEGIKMEVDGDWVKAKGTTLGADNGLGVATIMSILESSDIPHPALEALFTIDEETGMTGAIGLKPGQLTGEILLNLDTEEDDEIDIGCAGGVDVTITQNYAAEAPKGQIVRIEVKGLQGGHSGMDIHKGFGNSNIITGRLLYKALEKQNIQLISIDGGGLRNAIPREAAAVVSVRNAQEFIEEVTGLKKEILEEFASVEPGIQINIESSTSSDQAISEEDSKKIILTLKSLHNGVYRMSPDVADLVEASNNVARVELKGGELKILNLTRSSVESSKDSVAEQLKSVAELAGMNVEFSGSYPGWKPKPGSEIVQLMEKIYTEKFSEKPHVVACHAGLECGIIGANYPEMEMVSFGPTIRGAHSPDEKANIPSAQKFWSFLKDILANIPQK; encoded by the coding sequence ATGGAATTATCTAATATAGAACCGCAGATCATCTGGAAAAACTTCTCCAGATTAAACGCTGTTCCAAGACCGTCAAAAAAAGAAGAAAAGGTAATAGCCTTCATCAAAGGATTTGGTGAAGATCTTGGATTGGAAACTACGGTAGATGCAGTAGGAAACGTCATTATCAAAAAACCGGCAACAGCAGGAATGGAAAACCGTAAATCTATTGTGCTACAGTCACACCTAGATATGGTTTGCCAGAAAAACAATGATGTCAATTTCGATTTTGAAACAGAAGGCATCAAAATGGAAGTGGACGGCGACTGGGTAAAAGCAAAAGGAACTACTTTAGGAGCTGATAACGGTCTCGGAGTGGCTACCATCATGTCTATCCTTGAAAGTTCAGATATTCCACACCCTGCTTTAGAAGCATTATTTACCATCGACGAGGAAACGGGCATGACCGGTGCTATAGGTTTAAAGCCGGGACAGTTGACAGGAGAAATCTTACTCAACCTGGACACAGAAGAAGATGACGAGATCGATATCGGCTGTGCAGGAGGTGTAGATGTTACCATCACTCAAAATTATGCAGCAGAGGCTCCAAAAGGACAAATTGTAAGAATTGAAGTAAAAGGTTTACAGGGAGGGCACTCCGGAATGGACATCCATAAAGGATTTGGAAATTCAAATATCATTACAGGAAGACTTCTTTACAAGGCTTTAGAAAAACAAAATATTCAATTGATTTCTATCGACGGAGGCGGATTGAGAAATGCTATTCCTAGAGAAGCGGCAGCGGTTGTGTCTGTGAGAAATGCTCAGGAGTTCATAGAAGAGGTAACTGGTCTTAAAAAAGAAATTTTAGAAGAATTTGCTTCTGTAGAACCGGGAATTCAAATCAATATTGAAAGCTCTACCTCATCTGACCAGGCGATTTCTGAAGAGGATTCAAAAAAAATAATCCTTACATTGAAATCTCTTCATAACGGAGTGTACAGAATGAGCCCTGATGTAGCTGATCTTGTGGAAGCATCCAACAACGTTGCAAGAGTAGAATTGAAAGGAGGCGAACTTAAAATCCTAAACCTTACGAGATCATCCGTAGAATCTTCTAAGGATTCAGTGGCTGAACAGCTAAAATCTGTAGCAGAATTAGCAGGAATGAACGTAGAATTCAGCGGTTCTTATCCGGGATGGAAACCAAAGCCAGGTTCCGAGATCGTACAGCTGATGGAGAAGATCTATACTGAAAAATTCAGTGAGAAACCTCATGTAGTGGCTTGCCACGCAGGGCTAGAATGCGGGATCATCGGTGCCAACTATCCTGAAATGGAAATGGTAAGTTTCGGGCCTACCATCAGAGGGGCCCATTCTCCGGATGAAAAAGCCAATATTCCTTCTGCTCAGAAATTCTGGAGCTTCCTGAAGGATATTTTAGCCAACATTCCCCAGAAATAG